The following is a genomic window from Rhodopirellula islandica.
GTTCAATTTGAGAACAATCATGCCGACACCGATGGCGGTGCGATTCAGACATGGCAACCCATTTCCATTGTCGATTCGACATTCACCGGTAACTCGGCAGGTCGCGATGGTGGTGCCATCGCTTTTGGCATCGAGTACCGAGGGGTGGGTCTTTACGTGTACGACTCGCCGGGGCAAGACCTGGTTCAACGATCCGAATTCCGCAACAACCAGGCAGCCAATTACGGCGGAGCAATCACAGTCAATGACAAAGCATCCGTTCGAGTCGTCGACTCAATCGTTGATCAAAACAACTCATCATACGGTGGGGGAATCGAAGCAGTCGGATACCTCGAACTAGAACGCACCACCGTTTCGCGAAATGTTGCAACGGTGAGTGGGGGTGGACTCGCGTTTTTTGGCCAGGGGATCTTCACGATCAACAGCAGTACGATTTCAGGAAATCGTGTTCAAGGAGTTGTCCCCGGTTACGGCGGTGGCATTTCCATTCAGAAGAACGCCAGAGAAAGCGCAACCATTTATCAACCGACGTCACAGTCTCAACAGATCAATGACAGCACCATTTCCGGGAACCAAGTCATTTCCGCCTTGGGACTCAATGCATTGGGTTCTGGACTTTGGACGAACGATCAAATCACACTCACCAACAGCATCGTCAGTGGCAACTTCCAAGACAATGGTATCGGCCCTCAAGTCTTTATCAGAGAGACTGGTAGCATCCATGCACCACTTCCAAATATCATTCCCAACTACAACTCGACAATCTCTGGCGTCAACGATCTAAGTAGATTTTCAGGCGCAACAACGATCACCGTCGACCCGAACTTGCAGTCGCTCGCCGACAACGGCGGTCGAGCGGAAACGAACGCGATTGGACCGACCAGCGTCGCAATCGACAATGGACAACGCCAAGGACTGCTCGATCAACGCGGATACCCGGTCACCGATCAATTGGATCCGTTCTTTGATTTACGGGATGATGATGGTGAAGTTGGTGACATCGGCGCCTATGAATCGAGCCAAGTTCATATCGTCGACTTCACATCCGAAACACGCAACGCAAGTCAATATGGAACCGCTGAGGCCGTCAGTTTTGGACTGGGAATTGACGACGGGAAACCGAACAGCACCATCCCGAAGGATCCTGGTTTCCTGGGGATCGAATTCAACAAGACTTTCAATGTTGGCCCCGGCATCTACGAGGATCCGCTCTTCGGTTCCGAGTGGGGTGCCAATGCCAACGCCAATGTCCAAGGCAAGTTGGGATTGGAATACGGTTATTTTATCAACTCAGGCAGCGTCGATACGTTTTACGATGGTCAATTCGCTTACCGAGTGGACCAACTGCCCAACACGGATGACTTCGTCATCAACACCAGTTCGACGCTGACCGATGGCAAGCTGTTCACGACGTCACCACGGGTCAGCGCGTACGCGGACTTGGTGCTTCAGTTCAACGCCTCCATTGCGGGTACCGCATGTGTGATTTCATGCGTGAGCGGATCGGTTCCGATCGGTATTGACACCAAGGTGCCGCTGTTTTCCATCAACCGTCAAGAGGAAGACGACAACGGCAACAAACTCTTTCTCGGCGCGAACGGTCTCACGACCGATAGCGCTGGTGGCACGAACCCGCCTGCCTTTGATGGTGACATTGTGGTCGCCGGTTTGGATTTGCAATCGGCGCTGGACATCGACTTGTCCGATGGGGATGACAGCCAAACCGACAAACTGGGGAGCATCCGAACGGAGCGACGCCAAGCAGAGATTGACAAGGCTGCCGGCAAACCAGGCGACCATGACGCCATCATTCGCAACGCGGTTGCCGCCGAAAAAAGTGCGACGCAGAAAAAGAAGGGGAGTGTGGAGGTTTCTAGCCCCGCCTTCACTTTGTCGTTCGGGCAAGCGGAGGACTTGCTTGGTGTCGAAGTTGGTTTGAGTGTGGGTGCCAGTGCCAAAGCGGGGCCAGTGAGTGCAGAGATAACGAAGAACCTTGGGAAAATTGCCTTGACGGTTCCCGAAATTGATCTTTCGGACACCACCTTCGACACCCCGCAGGGCAAGCTATCCGCGACAACCGACGATTTTGCGATCGGATCCAATGTGGATGCCAAACGACAAATCGCTGCACTATCGGTCGACGTCGGTGCCTTGGGGCCGTTCGGTGTCTACAACCTTTCGGCGGGGCCGATTGATATTGAAGCCACCACCGTCTCCTACGTGATCTCGCCGCGACTGGCAATCTCTCAAGATGTTTCCGTCGAACCGTTTTTTGATGAGTCACATCAAGCCGGTTTTGATTTTGTTTTTACTGGTGGTGGCACGATCAACGTTTCCATTGGGGACGCTTCGCCTGTCGCACTTTCTTCCGGTGGCAGCATCAGCTTCATGCCGGGCAGTGAAGTTCGCATCGATGCAAATGGTAACAGCGACATTCAGGTCAATCCGTCCATCACGGTTGGCAATCGATTCTCCAATGACATCGGATTGGAGTTTGATGTTCTCGGCGTGCTGGAAGTCTTGAGGCTGAAACTGAACGCGTTTGGAGAGCAGCTGTTTGACATTGGGCCGCTGTATGAAACCTCGCATTCGCTGCTCGATGCGATCGGCGTCGATGCGCTCGATTTTGGCTCGATCTTTGCTTCCACGTTCAACTTGCCCGCATCCACAACGCAAATCGAATCCTTCTCGCTCAACTCGGCGGAAGAGGGCGCCGCTCGTGATGGGAAAAGTCCCGGCGCCGCATTCCTGTTGCAATCCGGTGTGCCGACTCAAATCGATCCGGTCAATGGACAGACCACCTACTTATCAGTGCCGTTGTTGGGACCTGACAATGTGCTGCACAACGACGTGCTGTTTGAAACCCAAAGCCAAGACACGGTGCTGATTCGGCCGCCGTATGGCGGCTTGACGCTGGAATTGCTCGATAGTTCCGGTCAAGTTCGAAGTAGTTTTGAACTGGACGTGAAAGGAACAACGTTCACCAGCGGCAACGGTCCCGAGACCTGGCGTTTAAAGGGTTTTGAGAACCTGCTCGGCAGCCAAGCTTTGTTCGGCGTCCAGTTCAGTGGCGATGCGACTCGCGAGGTCACCGTCACGGTCGAGGGTGGATCTGCTCTGTCGCTGCCCGGTGTCCATACCGATCGATTGTTAACGGCGGAGAAGCAGGAAGCACTCAACCGGGCATCGACCCTATTCGTGCGCAACTCGGATCTTGCGCTGGACATCGATGGTGATGGTCGCCTGTCCCCCACCACCGACGGGACGTTGATTGCCCGCTTCATGGATGGGCAGCGTGGGGCAACCTTGATTGCCGGAATCACATCGGACGACGTTGTTTCTGATGCAGCAACCCGAACGGATGCTGCGGAGATCGAAATGGTTTTGCAAAACCTGTTGATGCAAGGTCGTTTGGATGTGGACGACAATGACACGGTGGATCCGAAGATCGATGGCGTGCTGATCCTACGGTACATGTCGGCCATCGGTGGCTCATCGACGACTCAGCAGGCCTTGACCGATGGTTTGGATTTGAATGCCCTGGGTGGACGGCGAACACTGCCCGCGGACATTCGAGCGTTCATGGAGGGAGGGGAAAGCCCTCCGCTAAATCAAACCTTTGCCGACGATGTGCTGTCGCTGTCAGACCGATCCGGTATTCCTCGGTTTCGTGTTTCCAGCAGCGCCGTAACGGGTTCGTCGCCTTTTGCCCCCGTCCTAACACCGTTTGTTAGCGGCACAGGCATTTTCACACTTGACACGTTGGGCAGCACCGTGACGTTTGACGAGACCTACTTGGTCGATGCAAATGATCCGAGTACCCGCACACTCGTACGCAGCCGCGCCGAGGGCACTCCAGCTCGCACGATCGATCTTCCCGAAGAGTTTCAAAAGTACCTCGGCGATCCGCTGTCACCTGAGATCGATACTTTGCTCGGCCGGTTTGAAACACCGACCCCGGCTCGAACACAGATACTGGGTCTCGAGGAACCGATCTTTGTGCGGGTCCCGGATGCATCGGGATACGAATTCACTTTGCCAGCGGGCCTGACCGCGAAGGAAATTCATTTTGATCCGAATGTTGGTGGGAACCTGTTCTTGCAACACACCGAAGCAAATTCGGGAACAAACATTGACTTTGACCTGTTCATTGCGTCGACCGGGGAGTGGCGAGAAGTGTCAATGAGCACCCCGTTTACTTTGCCGGCGGGAGTTTCCACTTTCGAACTCTATCCGAGACCGATCGTGACTTCGCGACTGCTAGACCCGAACGATGATGGCGACGTGAACTTGGATTTGACGGTAGGTTTGGTTCTTGAGGGGAATCAAACGTCCTCACCCGCACTGACGGTCAACGTGCTCGCTGATCGACAAGAGCTCATCAACCTGTATGAAATCCAAGTTGGAGTCGGATCGGATTCAGCCGCTTTCGAAACCCGGATCGCGCGTGACGGTGCCTACGTGGCAATTAGCACGAATGAGGTTCAGTCGAGCCTGTCGAGCCAACGCATTGATCTTGATGTCGATGTTTCCAATGACTACCCAAGAATGTTGGTGAAGTTTAGCAGAGGTACGCTCGAAGACTTGCCGTCAGGCCTCTATCGCGTTTGGGCGAATTGGGCAGCCGACCCCAATGTGGGGACCTATTTTGGAGGGATTGAATACACCGCTTCCACGAGTGAGGATGGGCTATCCACTGTCAAGAAATTCGAAGTGGATCCACGGCGGTTTCCAAACCAAGATTTGGTTGTCAACGGACTCGTCTATCAGGAATTGTTTGATATTCGTGTGGGTGGAAACGCACTCAGCATCGGTGCTATCGATTTGAACCGAATCAGGCGAGACATCTATGTCCAACGCATTGATGATACCGTAAACGTTGATGTGACTCAGAATCCCTCCAGCGGCATTCCCCTTGCTCTCGCTCCATCGTACGCACAGGAGTTTCCTGGCCGCTCAGCGGTCTCGGTCACGGCGACCGCTGCAGGTTTCAAGCCGATGACGGATACCTACAGCGTGACACTGACGGATCAACCGTTTGGTTCGGTTCCCACTCACGGCATCGCCGATCAGATTGTGCCACTGGGAACGACTCAACACATGATCGATCTTTCTAGTGTCTTTGATGCGCCGGATCTGATTCTTTCGGTTGAGTCAAACAACTCGTTGGTGACCGTGGCGATCGACGGCGACAACTTAAGCATTGGGTTCACTGAAAACGCATCCGCAAAGGTCTTCCTGACAGCCCAAAATGCTTCCGGCATGTTGATGGGGACCGACACATTCGTGATTTCAACCGGAGATTCAAGTGTCCGTCGGACGACCGTTCTGGATCCTATTTCAGACAAAATTGTTCCGGTGACGCTGCCCGCCGTTTATCGATATCGGTTTAACGACGAGTCGCTCAATGAAGATTCAGGCGGCCCTTCACTCGTGGCGGTGGGGGGGGCGTTCAGCGATTTCGGATACAGGTTTGGTGAAAACGAAGGCCTCAATCTTTCATCGGTGCTCTCCGACCCAGGTGAATACAGAATCGAGTTCGACTTTGCATTTGATGAGTATTTTGGATTCCAAAAGATCATCGACTTCAAGGGCCTCACCAGTGACAACGGACTCTACACCAATGGGCATCAACTCGCGTTCTATCCGATCGCCGATTCAACGTTCAACCTCCCGTACGGTCTCACCACGGGAGGACGGTATCGCCTTCAAATCACACGCGATGCTGAAACTTCCCAAGTCACCGTCTCAATAGCAAACGAAGAAGTAATCAAGTTCATCGATGATTCAGGAATCGCTATTTTCAGCGGCCCAAACAATACGATTCGTCTGTTTCAAGATGACCAGTCAACAGGTTCATGGGAGGCCGGAAGCGGATGGGTGGACAACCTTCAAGTCC
Proteins encoded in this region:
- a CDS encoding GEVED domain-containing protein encodes the protein MSTRTFRDRFLRRKPARPNPGRRRSFRLEQLEKRNLLATYIVDSLTDDGSGGTTLREAVEAASFNEARHGLPAGESSDVIRFADSLFFDGPATLTMRPELYTTKPYPRASYFVPGAMHVFADTAADTQAVFPAFVEGTITIIGPGADLLSIDANGSQSIFVIDDQVKLSGMQLTGSSGRAITNATYTNAATSAVETATIDLEINDMIVRGNPGGAAALSRGVITIRNSVIENNGFADEMTRVESGGALFVTSLGYQEVSSLIVEDSVIRGNQALNGGGIGVDEGSVVVSRSTIEMNSAIGNSDQQSSGGGIYLDPVSKQADVSIYESEIRSNTASQGGGIYLSDGSTRGSSKESVVRVRDSNIIGNQATVSGGGVSVFAGSNASESPKLVLSNSSVTLNSAPIGGGVDNVGGVLEITGSSFTDNEASENGGAIASRQSDTPLASDHPTATISNSTISGNRSSGVGGGIFYDPRPESADDAKLTLINTTITLNQAGTGGGLAINEADGLPTSKLVNTIVAGNTLAGDSTASDIHLVSSAPILVAQSRFNLIGDPATAGGLVDDRNEATGNGNIVGDLLGQPLNLDAILFRNLADNLGGPALPPLFGTGRQIQRPAMHSLKLDSPAMDAGTPFLPSAVDGIRFDDNGDPIVPVDAPYSDALHADGRGYPFLRRDSFLGGGGIVAGAVDIGAYENQIRPIFTGSELVVSTLDDENDGDYSYGELSLREAVAIANLSPDDNGIRFAPSLIETDAGEISTIYLTSPIEILFNVTVSGPGSDLLQISGGHGTRMLEIGPLATTSISGLAFVDGLGESPRFDQTQFDGASITAQGGAIFNAGKTTIEDALFARNTSLATEKVGFEAAAADGGGAISNAGVMTIKDTVFRDNSSESNGGAITNHALPFGAFDLQIGLTNSPTLAIGPNVQFENNHADTDGGAIQTWQPISIVDSTFTGNSAGRDGGAIAFGIEYRGVGLYVYDSPGQDLVQRSEFRNNQAANYGGAITVNDKASVRVVDSIVDQNNSSYGGGIEAVGYLELERTTVSRNVATVSGGGLAFFGQGIFTINSSTISGNRVQGVVPGYGGGISIQKNARESATIYQPTSQSQQINDSTISGNQVISALGLNALGSGLWTNDQITLTNSIVSGNFQDNGIGPQVFIRETGSIHAPLPNIIPNYNSTISGVNDLSRFSGATTITVDPNLQSLADNGGRAETNAIGPTSVAIDNGQRQGLLDQRGYPVTDQLDPFFDLRDDDGEVGDIGAYESSQVHIVDFTSETRNASQYGTAEAVSFGLGIDDGKPNSTIPKDPGFLGIEFNKTFNVGPGIYEDPLFGSEWGANANANVQGKLGLEYGYFINSGSVDTFYDGQFAYRVDQLPNTDDFVINTSSTLTDGKLFTTSPRVSAYADLVLQFNASIAGTACVISCVSGSVPIGIDTKVPLFSINRQEEDDNGNKLFLGANGLTTDSAGGTNPPAFDGDIVVAGLDLQSALDIDLSDGDDSQTDKLGSIRTERRQAEIDKAAGKPGDHDAIIRNAVAAEKSATQKKKGSVEVSSPAFTLSFGQAEDLLGVEVGLSVGASAKAGPVSAEITKNLGKIALTVPEIDLSDTTFDTPQGKLSATTDDFAIGSNVDAKRQIAALSVDVGALGPFGVYNLSAGPIDIEATTVSYVISPRLAISQDVSVEPFFDESHQAGFDFVFTGGGTINVSIGDASPVALSSGGSISFMPGSEVRIDANGNSDIQVNPSITVGNRFSNDIGLEFDVLGVLEVLRLKLNAFGEQLFDIGPLYETSHSLLDAIGVDALDFGSIFASTFNLPASTTQIESFSLNSAEEGAARDGKSPGAAFLLQSGVPTQIDPVNGQTTYLSVPLLGPDNVLHNDVLFETQSQDTVLIRPPYGGLTLELLDSSGQVRSSFELDVKGTTFTSGNGPETWRLKGFENLLGSQALFGVQFSGDATREVTVTVEGGSALSLPGVHTDRLLTAEKQEALNRASTLFVRNSDLALDIDGDGRLSPTTDGTLIARFMDGQRGATLIAGITSDDVVSDAATRTDAAEIEMVLQNLLMQGRLDVDDNDTVDPKIDGVLILRYMSAIGGSSTTQQALTDGLDLNALGGRRTLPADIRAFMEGGESPPLNQTFADDVLSLSDRSGIPRFRVSSSAVTGSSPFAPVLTPFVSGTGIFTLDTLGSTVTFDETYLVDANDPSTRTLVRSRAEGTPARTIDLPEEFQKYLGDPLSPEIDTLLGRFETPTPARTQILGLEEPIFVRVPDASGYEFTLPAGLTAKEIHFDPNVGGNLFLQHTEANSGTNIDFDLFIASTGEWREVSMSTPFTLPAGVSTFELYPRPIVTSRLLDPNDDGDVNLDLTVGLVLEGNQTSSPALTVNVLADRQELINLYEIQVGVGSDSAAFETRIARDGAYVAISTNEVQSSLSSQRIDLDVDVSNDYPRMLVKFSRGTLEDLPSGLYRVWANWAADPNVGTYFGGIEYTASTSEDGLSTVKKFEVDPRRFPNQDLVVNGLVYQELFDIRVGGNALSIGAIDLNRIRRDIYVQRIDDTVNVDVTQNPSSGIPLALAPSYAQEFPGRSAVSVTATAAGFKPMTDTYSVTLTDQPFGSVPTHGIADQIVPLGTTQHMIDLSSVFDAPDLILSVESNNSLVTVAIDGDNLSIGFTENASAKVFLTAQNASGMLMGTDTFVISTGDSSVRRTTVLDPISDKIVPVTLPAVYRYRFNDESLNEDSGGPSLVAVGGAFSDFGYRFGENEGLNLSSVLSDPGEYRIEFDFAFDEYFGFQKIIDFKGLTSDNGLYTNGHQLAFYPIADSTFNLPYGLTTGGRYRLQITRDAETSQVTVSIANEEVIKFIDDSGIAIFSGPNNTIRLFQDDQSTGSWEAGSGWVDNLQVRDGLIDPFKLASVTDFSTRYSDREFVTYSSLDAGNSGPLPDQLGPDRAVVVTGKPDAEDTLILDARTGPLYQPFRFHAEPGEVAPATGWTDEIVIQGEGVQIDLRESEIQGIGRIDLRGSGPNTLIVTADALFNNDPGLHPLIVIAEADDTVIRAGDTAWIKLPARQLDPTSGLNFDVYQSGAAVLWVSAPSATLPPTAPAEGPDFDFPQSTLSAELTNELEVPGQIVLVPPSDANLMAGERFTIDVLYNIDDASGLIPPAILVEVHYDSTKIAFSDLPFLLANGLVNDIDSESPEFETVDDGNVRTNRTLIFSFTDFLGAWPAEATQSTKLATIEFQGGDATGITDIRLTGLSSNGFIFDAEDFALLSVDTNTPTITLTTDTVTLAAGQTLSDALAIINPQATDLVDELPTITNDAPSVLPTGMTTILFSATDKAGNTSTASATVNVLGRSMDFGDAPSLTQSGFASDYPVTKAQDGASHSVGSLFLGTSVDVETDGVPSPNAEGDTDDDGVDFLVDPVATMDRLSVSSVRVHSSGGGIVDAWLDFNRDGDWNDPGERIISGAAVDSGDTLLSYQVPAGASSGTSYARFRLSSLGSELPTGAAADGEVEDYSVELISGATSPTVVVQPGASDTSLFLDPDLVRLVSGALTVFEAPSDQVGTIDYRPLVTPEAINLMLAAEHTVAANQIQFGVFADGSSVNVSGIGGSIDLTNVATQAAQGRVTLDLTHGDPSSATIDAILARKWSMDSLPMQVMIGVEDRVLFADADEWRMTDPVMTSGVFQLTAANQSGNASIVVSSARPWQNFIRLNDVTNDGVVRASDALRIINELNSQDFSSSDGRLIDPASLSESMVSYYDTSGDGVVSALDALRVINELNAVSAGGEPLENASQGSQLAVPMGPAEQLPLASIPPEEPMLAFDAWKQKPRFAAADLLSTDLVIRQRLSTTTPSDSSVEESVSDENWRAVDELFSQSNPLEQNIL